The window ATTGCCCCAGCGTGTAATCCTGCCATGCGTGGTGTGCTTGGTGACGTAAGCGGCACTAGACGCGCAAGTGGGGTACTACCTTCTGTGAAAACAATCTCTGTACCTCCACGCACTAGAGCCAATAACTCTTGCAAGCTTATCTGTGCTTCACGCACATCAACTGTTTTCGTGGACATTGCCAATTCTCCAACCTACAA of the Allocoleopsis franciscana PCC 7113 genome contains:
- a CDS encoding type II toxin-antitoxin system Phd/YefM family antitoxin, with translation MSTKTVDVREAQISLQELLALVRGGTEIVFTEGSTPLARLVPLTSPSTPRMAGLHAGAIWTSDNFDEPLPSDICLLSIQ